In Fusobacterium hwasookii, a single window of DNA contains:
- a CDS encoding DUF2075 domain-containing protein → MKRAYYSNSIKEFLKQDELTIFGEIVSNDQFSAQDLQKNTWKREIEILKRELSYFESGYILFEYTIPRIGNRIDNVFIYKGIIFLLEFKVGEKTYPNYAIEQVTDYALDLNSFHKESHNKLLVPILVSTEAAEEWQEIKEIRKNILETHCCNELNIHNYIQEIVENYNKDEFNPIEWVNSIYMPTPTIIQAAQVLYNGHNVKDISRNDASAINLNKTTEEINKIIDNSKVNNRKSVCFITGVPGAGKTLAGLNIAIERQKIDKDEHAVFLSGNGPLVDVLREALARDDVERNKTTKKDSLRKAEEFIQKIHHFKDDAISTNEAPFERVVIFEEAQRAWDKENLKDFMGRKKGIKNFEMSEPDFLISILDRHKDWAVIICLVGGGQEINKGESEGISGWFEAIRNKYKNWDVYISDKIIEEEYLKGKNFNELVKDINYIEKENLHLSVSLRSFRSEKVSNFVKLLLDNDIPNVSELYKEIRKDYPIFLTRDINTAKIWIKSKAKGSERYGMIASSGAKRLRKYGIWIQNKVEAEKWFLNPKNDIRSSYFLEETATEFDIQGLELDWTIVCWDANLRYNENFEYYNFTGDSWKNINKEEIRIYLKNAYRVLLTRARQGFIIFVPQGDSEDETMQNKFYDGVYNYLKNIGIEEI, encoded by the coding sequence TTGAAAAGAGCATACTATTCAAATAGTATAAAAGAATTTTTAAAACAAGATGAGTTAACTATTTTTGGAGAAATAGTTAGCAATGACCAATTTTCAGCACAAGACTTACAAAAAAATACTTGGAAAAGAGAAATAGAAATTTTAAAAAGAGAACTTTCTTATTTTGAGAGTGGATATATCTTATTTGAATACACGATTCCAAGAATTGGAAATAGAATAGATAATGTATTTATTTATAAAGGAATTATTTTTTTATTGGAATTTAAAGTGGGTGAGAAAACCTACCCAAACTATGCAATTGAACAGGTTACAGACTATGCTTTAGATTTAAATTCTTTTCATAAAGAAAGCCATAATAAACTTTTAGTTCCTATTTTAGTTTCAACAGAAGCAGCAGAAGAATGGCAAGAAATAAAAGAAATCAGAAAAAATATTCTTGAAACTCATTGTTGTAATGAATTAAATATTCATAATTATATTCAAGAAATTGTTGAAAATTATAATAAGGATGAATTTAATCCTATTGAGTGGGTTAACTCGATTTATATGCCAACACCAACAATTATTCAAGCTGCTCAAGTTTTATATAATGGACATAATGTTAAGGATATTTCAAGAAATGATGCCAGTGCTATAAATTTGAATAAGACAACAGAGGAAATAAATAAAATTATAGATAATAGTAAAGTAAATAATAGGAAATCTGTTTGTTTTATTACAGGAGTTCCAGGAGCTGGAAAAACTTTAGCAGGACTTAATATAGCAATAGAACGTCAGAAAATAGATAAAGACGAACATGCTGTTTTCCTTTCAGGAAATGGACCATTGGTTGATGTTTTACGTGAAGCATTAGCTAGAGATGATGTTGAAAGAAATAAGACTACAAAAAAAGACTCTTTAAGAAAAGCAGAAGAATTTATTCAAAAAATACATCACTTTAAAGATGATGCTATTTCAACAAATGAAGCACCTTTTGAAAGAGTTGTAATCTTTGAAGAAGCACAAAGAGCATGGGACAAAGAGAATCTTAAAGATTTTATGGGGCGAAAAAAAGGAATTAAAAATTTTGAAATGTCTGAACCAGATTTTTTAATAAGTATATTAGATAGACATAAAGACTGGGCAGTTATTATATGTTTAGTTGGTGGAGGACAAGAAATAAATAAAGGCGAGTCAGAAGGTATATCAGGCTGGTTTGAAGCAATAAGAAATAAATATAAAAATTGGGATGTATATATTTCTGATAAAATTATAGAAGAAGAATACTTAAAAGGTAAAAATTTTAATGAACTTGTAAAAGATATAAATTATATAGAGAAAGAAAATTTACATTTATCAGTGTCTTTACGTTCTTTTAGAAGTGAAAAGGTTTCTAATTTTGTAAAATTACTTCTGGATAATGATATTCCAAATGTCAGTGAATTATATAAGGAAATAAGAAAAGATTATCCTATTTTTTTAACAAGAGATATAAATACTGCTAAAATTTGGATAAAATCAAAAGCAAAAGGTAGTGAAAGATATGGAATGATAGCAAGTTCTGGTGCTAAAAGATTAAGGAAATATGGAATATGGATTCAAAATAAAGTTGAAGCAGAGAAATGGTTTCTTAATCCTAAAAATGATATTAGATCATCATATTTTTTAGAAGAAACAGCAACAGAATTTGATATTCAAGGACTTGAATTAGATTGGACTATAGTATGTTGGGATGCAAATTTAAGATATAATGAAAACTTTGAATATTATAATTTTACTGGAGATAGCTGGAAAAATATCAATAAAGAAGAAATTAGAATTTACTTAAAAAATGCTTATAGGGTTCTTTTGACTAGAGCAAGACAAGGTTTTATAATCTTTGTTCCTCAAGGAGATTCAGAAGATGAAACTATGCAAAATAAATTTTATGATGGAGTGTATAATTATTTAAAGAATATAGGTATAGAAGAAATATAG
- a CDS encoding flavin reductase family protein → MRKTFSKKTVLLPLPVYIIGTYDENGKANAMNLAWGVQCGYHEVSLSIAREHKTMKNILLKKEFTISLATKSTKDIADYFGIVSGNKVDKIEKSGVHIVKSENIDAPIIEEFPLTLECKVIDIQEELGDYRVVAEIINTLVDESVLNQKGEIDVDKLELITFDSLTNSYRILGEKVGQAFKDGAKIK, encoded by the coding sequence ATGAGAAAAACTTTTAGTAAAAAGACAGTATTACTACCTTTACCAGTATATATTATAGGAACTTATGATGAAAATGGAAAAGCTAATGCTATGAACTTAGCTTGGGGAGTACAATGTGGTTATCATGAAGTTTCATTGAGCATAGCAAGAGAACATAAGACAATGAAAAATATTTTATTGAAGAAAGAATTTACAATAAGTTTAGCAACTAAATCTACAAAAGATATTGCAGATTATTTTGGAATAGTATCAGGAAACAAAGTTGATAAAATAGAAAAATCAGGAGTACATATAGTAAAAAGTGAAAATATAGATGCTCCAATTATAGAAGAATTTCCACTGACACTTGAATGTAAAGTTATAGATATTCAAGAAGAATTAGGAGATTATAGAGTAGTTGCAGAAATAATAAATACATTGGTAGATGAAAGTGTCTTAAATCAAAAAGGTGAAATAGATGTAGATAAATTAGAACTTATAACTTTTGATTCACTAACAAATTCATATCGTATACTTGGAGAAAAGGTTGGGCAAGCATTTAAAGATGGAGCTAAAATAAAATAA
- a CDS encoding pyridoxamine 5'-phosphate oxidase family protein, giving the protein MEAKKEFLRMINECEEIALATSVHDFPNVRIVNYYYDEKNNVMYFATYTGREKISEFWKNNNVSFTTIPMNRGKREHIRARGHVRESKKSILDLRTEFSNKMADFAEIIDKYSKDLKVYEIRFSEVTVTLDSRYYEKVSL; this is encoded by the coding sequence ATGGAAGCAAAAAAAGAGTTTTTAAGAATGATAAATGAATGTGAAGAAATAGCCTTAGCAACAAGTGTTCATGATTTTCCTAATGTTAGAATAGTGAATTATTATTATGATGAAAAAAATAATGTTATGTACTTTGCAACTTATACTGGTAGAGAAAAGATAAGTGAATTTTGGAAAAATAATAATGTTTCATTTACAACTATACCTATGAATAGAGGAAAAAGAGAACATATAAGAGCAAGAGGTCATGTAAGAGAAAGTAAAAAATCTATACTGGATTTAAGAACAGAATTTTCTAATAAAATGGCAGATTTTGCTGAAATTATAGATAAATACTCTAAAGATTTAAAAGTATATGAAATTAGATTTTCTGAAGTTACTGTAACTCTTGATAGTAGATACTATGAAAAAGTAAGTTTATAA
- a CDS encoding helix-turn-helix transcriptional regulator, translated as MKDNRLFRILYYILEKEKVTANELADKFEVSIRTIYRDIDSISSVGVPIFTTQGKGGGIKIDNEFILNKSLFDTNEKEQIIAALQGLEKTNEAYKSELITKLSALFKIKNSNWIEIDFTSWGSNNTYQDLFNTLKIAIINKNIIFFSYISSKAEKINRRVKPIRLLFKEQDWYLYAFCLLRNDFRYFKLSRIKDLEVLAINYEDNFENEVLKKELKYENIVNIKLKFDKSVAFRVYDEFNEAIVEDEKANLYVEIKIPNNYKLYNYIFSFGANVEILEPEEIRTQFKNMINKIAKKYI; from the coding sequence ATGAAAGATAATAGATTATTTAGAATACTATATTATATTTTAGAAAAAGAAAAAGTTACAGCAAATGAGCTTGCAGATAAGTTTGAAGTATCAATTAGGACAATATATAGAGATATTGATTCTATTAGTAGTGTAGGAGTTCCAATTTTTACTACTCAAGGAAAAGGTGGAGGGATAAAAATTGATAATGAATTTATATTAAATAAATCTTTATTTGATACAAATGAAAAAGAACAAATAATTGCTGCACTTCAAGGCTTAGAAAAGACAAATGAAGCATATAAAAGCGAGCTTATAACAAAATTGTCAGCTTTATTTAAAATTAAAAATTCTAATTGGATAGAGATTGATTTCACAAGTTGGGGAAGCAATAACACATATCAAGATTTGTTCAATACTTTAAAAATTGCAATTATAAATAAAAATATAATTTTCTTTTCTTATATTAGTAGTAAAGCTGAGAAAATAAATCGTAGAGTGAAACCAATTAGACTTTTATTTAAAGAGCAAGATTGGTATTTATATGCCTTTTGCTTACTGAGAAATGATTTTAGATATTTTAAACTTTCTAGAATAAAAGATTTAGAAGTTTTAGCAATAAACTATGAAGATAATTTTGAAAATGAAGTCCTAAAAAAAGAGCTTAAATATGAAAATATAGTTAATATAAAACTAAAATTTGATAAAAGTGTTGCATTTAGAGTTTATGATGAGTTTAATGAAGCTATTGTAGAAGATGAGAAGGCGAATTTATATGTGGAAATAAAAATTCCAAATAACTATAAGCTATATAATTATATTTTTTCTTTTGGTGCTAATGTTGAAATATTGGAGCCTGAAGAGATTAGAACTCAATTTAAAAATATGATAAATAAGATAGCTAAAAAATATATATAA
- a CDS encoding ribonucleoside-diphosphate reductase subunit alpha has protein sequence MSMERRKVINRDNIVEDLNIEKIREKLLRACDGLEVNMVELESNIDSIYEENITTQKIQASLINTAVTMTTFEESDWSYVAGRLLMMEAEREVYHSRGFSYGDFSKTIRKMTELGLYDERLLSYTEEELNQIAQLIDTNRDMVYDYAGANMFVNRYLIKHDGKTYELPQETFMTISMMLALNEKEGETRVEIVKEFYNALSLRKLSLATPILANLRIPHGNLSSCFITAIDDNIESIFYNIDSVARISKNGGGVGVNVSRIRAKGSMVNGYYNASGGVVPWIRIINDTAVAVNQQGRRAGAVTVALDTWHLDIETFLELQTENGDQRGKAYDIYPQVVCSNLFMKRVKNNETWTLLDPYEIRKKYGIELCELYGYEFENLYEKIENDPNIKLKKVLSAKELFKSIMKTQLETGMPYIFFKDRANEVNHNSHMGMIGNGNLCMESFSNFKPTINFVEEEDGNTSIRRSEMGEIHTCNLISINLAELTSEELEKHVALAVRALDNTIDLTVTPLKESNKHNLLYRTIGVGAMGLADYLAREYMIYEESINEINELFERIALYSIKASALLAKDRGAYKAFKGSKWDQGIFYGKKREWYDTNSKFKDEWNEAFYLVETNGLRNGELTAIAPNTSTSLLMGSTASVTPTFSRFFIEKNQRGAIPRTVKHLKDRAWFYPEFKNVNPISYVKIMAKIGSWVTQGVSMEMVFDLNKDIKAKDIYDTLITAWEEGCKSVYYIRTIQKNTNNISDKEECESCSG, from the coding sequence ATGTCAATGGAGAGAAGAAAGGTTATCAATAGAGATAACATAGTTGAAGACTTAAATATTGAAAAGATAAGAGAAAAACTTTTAAGAGCTTGTGATGGTTTAGAAGTAAATATGGTTGAGCTTGAAAGTAATATAGACTCAATCTATGAAGAAAATATTACAACTCAAAAGATACAAGCATCTTTAATAAATACCGCAGTTACAATGACAACATTTGAAGAAAGTGATTGGTCTTATGTTGCAGGAAGATTACTTATGATGGAAGCTGAAAGAGAAGTTTACCATTCAAGAGGATTTTCTTATGGAGATTTTTCTAAGACAATTAGAAAAATGACTGAACTTGGACTTTATGATGAAAGATTACTTTCATACACAGAAGAAGAATTAAATCAAATTGCACAGTTAATTGATACAAATAGAGATATGGTTTATGACTATGCTGGTGCAAATATGTTTGTTAATAGATATTTAATTAAACATGATGGGAAAACTTATGAGCTACCTCAAGAAACATTTATGACTATATCTATGATGTTAGCATTAAATGAAAAAGAGGGAGAAACAAGAGTAGAGATTGTAAAAGAATTCTATAATGCACTATCTCTTAGAAAATTATCACTAGCAACACCAATACTTGCTAATTTAAGAATACCTCATGGTAACTTATCATCTTGCTTTATAACTGCAATAGATGATAATATAGAGTCTATTTTCTATAATATTGATTCAGTAGCAAGAATCAGTAAAAATGGTGGTGGAGTAGGAGTAAATGTTTCAAGAATAAGAGCAAAAGGTTCTATGGTAAATGGATATTACAATGCAAGTGGTGGAGTTGTTCCTTGGATAAGAATAATAAATGACACAGCAGTTGCAGTAAATCAACAAGGTAGAAGAGCTGGAGCAGTAACAGTTGCACTTGATACTTGGCATTTGGATATAGAAACTTTCTTAGAGCTTCAAACAGAAAATGGAGACCAAAGAGGAAAGGCTTATGACATTTATCCACAAGTTGTATGTTCAAACTTATTTATGAAAAGAGTAAAAAATAATGAGACTTGGACTTTACTTGATCCTTATGAAATAAGAAAAAAATATGGAATTGAGCTTTGTGAGCTTTATGGCTATGAATTTGAAAATCTATATGAAAAGATAGAGAATGATCCTAATATAAAGTTAAAAAAGGTTTTAAGTGCCAAAGAGCTATTTAAAAGCATAATGAAAACTCAATTAGAAACAGGTATGCCATATATCTTTTTTAAGGATAGAGCAAATGAAGTAAACCATAATTCTCATATGGGAATGATAGGGAATGGAAATCTATGTATGGAAAGTTTTTCAAACTTCAAACCAACTATAAATTTTGTTGAAGAAGAAGATGGAAACACATCTATAAGAAGAAGTGAAATGGGAGAAATCCACACTTGTAATTTGATTTCTATAAACTTGGCAGAACTTACTTCTGAGGAATTAGAAAAACATGTTGCCTTAGCTGTAAGGGCTTTGGATAATACGATAGATTTAACAGTAACACCATTAAAAGAATCAAATAAACATAACTTACTATATAGAACAATAGGTGTAGGAGCTATGGGGCTTGCTGACTATTTAGCAAGAGAATATATGATCTATGAAGAGTCTATCAATGAAATTAATGAGTTATTTGAAAGAATTGCACTTTATTCAATAAAGGCTTCTGCATTATTAGCAAAAGATAGAGGAGCATATAAGGCTTTTAAAGGTTCTAAATGGGATCAAGGAATATTCTACGGTAAGAAAAGAGAATGGTATGACACTAACTCTAAATTTAAAGATGAATGGAATGAAGCCTTTTATTTAGTTGAAACTAATGGATTAAGAAATGGAGAGCTAACAGCAATAGCACCTAATACTTCAACATCATTATTAATGGGTTCAACTGCATCTGTAACTCCAACATTTTCAAGATTTTTTATTGAAAAAAATCAAAGAGGAGCAATACCTAGAACAGTTAAACATTTAAAAGATAGAGCTTGGTTCTATCCTGAATTTAAAAACGTAAATCCTATTAGCTATGTAAAAATAATGGCAAAAATAGGTTCTTGGGTAACACAAGGTGTGTCTATGGAAATGGTGTTTGACTTAAATAAAGATATTAAAGCTAAAGATATATATGACACTTTAATAACTGCTTGGGAAGAAGGATGTAAGAGTGTCTACTATATAAGAACAATACAAAAGAATACAAATAATATCTCAGATAAAGAGGAGTGTGAAAGCTGTAGTGGATAG
- a CDS encoding thioredoxin family protein encodes MEKIKTYGDLLEKIKNEEKFLLYIKSEGCSVCEADFPKVKEITDKNNYTSYYIQADEMAEAVGQLNLYTVPVVILFYNGKEIHRQARIIDFSELDYRIKQTL; translated from the coding sequence ATGGAAAAGATTAAAACTTATGGTGATTTATTAGAGAAAATAAAAAATGAAGAAAAATTTTTATTATATATAAAAAGTGAAGGTTGTTCAGTTTGTGAGGCAGATTTTCCAAAGGTTAAAGAAATAACAGATAAAAATAATTATACTTCTTACTATATCCAAGCTGATGAAATGGCTGAGGCAGTGGGACAATTAAACCTATATACAGTACCTGTTGTTATCTTATTTTACAATGGAAAAGAAATTCATAGACAAGCTAGAATTATTGATTTTTCTGAATTAGATTATAGAATAAAACAAACTTTATAA
- a CDS encoding ribonucleotide-diphosphate reductase subunit beta, translated as MDRKKLFNPEGDDTLNARRIIKGNSTNLFNLNNVRYQWANQLYRTMMANFWIPEKVDLTQDKNDYENLTVPEREAYDGILSFLIFLDSIQTNNIPNISDHVTAPEVNLLLAIQTFQEAIHSQSYQYIIESILPKQSRDLIYDKWRDDKVLFERNSFIAKIYQDFIDEQSDENFAKVIIANYLLESLYFYNCFNFFYLLASRNKMVGTSDIIRLINRDELSHVVLFRSMVKEIKNDFPNFFSAETIYSMFKTAVEQEIARTEHIIGNRVLGITSQTTEAYTKWLANERLKSLGLEPLFSGFNKNPYKHLERFADTEGEGNVKSNFFEGTVTSYNMSSSIDGWEDF; from the coding sequence GTGGATAGAAAGAAATTATTTAATCCAGAAGGTGACGATACATTAAATGCTAGAAGAATAATAAAAGGAAATTCAACTAACCTTTTTAACTTAAATAATGTTAGATACCAATGGGCTAATCAACTATATAGAACTATGATGGCAAATTTCTGGATACCAGAAAAAGTTGATTTAACACAGGATAAAAATGACTATGAAAATCTAACTGTCCCTGAAAGAGAAGCCTACGATGGAATATTATCGTTTTTAATTTTCTTGGATAGTATACAAACTAATAATATACCTAATATTTCAGACCATGTAACAGCACCAGAAGTAAATTTGTTACTGGCTATACAAACTTTCCAAGAAGCTATACACTCTCAATCTTATCAATATATAATAGAGTCTATACTTCCAAAACAAAGTAGAGATTTAATCTATGATAAATGGAGAGATGATAAGGTATTATTTGAAAGAAATAGCTTTATTGCAAAGATATATCAAGATTTTATAGATGAACAATCAGATGAAAATTTTGCTAAGGTTATAATAGCAAACTACTTACTAGAATCATTATATTTCTATAATTGTTTTAACTTCTTCTATCTGCTTGCAAGTAGAAATAAGATGGTAGGAACTTCTGATATTATTAGACTTATCAATAGAGATGAGTTATCACATGTTGTACTTTTTAGAAGTATGGTTAAGGAAATAAAAAATGATTTCCCTAATTTCTTCTCAGCTGAAACAATATATTCTATGTTTAAAACAGCTGTTGAACAAGAAATTGCTCGGACAGAACATATAATTGGAAACAGAGTATTGGGAATAACTTCTCAAACAACGGAAGCCTATACAAAATGGCTTGCAAATGAAAGATTAAAATCATTAGGTTTAGAACCTTTATTCTCTGGTTTCAATAAAAATCCATATAAACACTTAGAAAGATTTGCTGATACTGAAGGAGAAGGTAATGTTAAATCTAACTTCTTTGAAGGAACAGTTACTAGCTACAATATGAGTTCTTCTATTGATGGTTGGGAGGATTTTTAA
- the putP gene encoding sodium/proline symporter PutP produces MASYEIFITFGIYLVFLMAIGVYFYSKTTTHESYVLGDRGVGYWVTAMSAQASDMSGWLLLGLPGAVYTSGLTEIWVVIGLALGTYLNWKFVAPALRIQTEKYNSLTIPSFISQKLNDNKGYIRTFSAIVILFFFTIYSASGLVASGKLFDSLLGIGYKWGVLIGGGTIIVYTFLGGYLATCWTDFFQGCLMFFAIIVVPVAAYFNGGGIDGISTAMEAKDISLNIFKYSKVLSLPVIISGLGWGLGYFGQPHIIVRFMSIDSADELWKSRLIAMIWVFISLLGAIAVGITGIGVFTDVSQMGGDAEKVFIFLIHKLFNPWMAGILFAAILSAIMSTISSQLLVSSNTLTEDFYKYIVKREKSHKEMIWVGRICVIVIFAIASVLAMNPSSKVLELVSYAWAGFGGVFSPVILFTLYKKNLHWKTVLVSMIIATITVIAWKTIGLGNVIYEMVPSFAINCISIYLLEKFRVFEDKKVKVLVK; encoded by the coding sequence ATGGCAAGTTATGAAATTTTTATTACATTTGGAATTTATTTAGTGTTTTTAATGGCAATAGGGGTGTATTTTTATTCAAAAACCACCACTCATGAATCTTATGTTTTAGGTGATAGAGGTGTTGGGTATTGGGTAACAGCAATGTCAGCACAAGCAAGTGATATGAGTGGTTGGCTACTTTTAGGGCTACCAGGTGCAGTATATACAAGTGGACTTACAGAAATTTGGGTAGTTATTGGTTTAGCACTAGGAACTTATCTTAACTGGAAATTTGTTGCACCAGCTTTAAGAATACAAACAGAAAAATATAACTCACTTACAATACCTTCATTTATTTCACAAAAATTGAATGATAATAAGGGTTATATAAGAACATTTTCTGCAATAGTAATTTTATTTTTCTTTACTATATACTCAGCTTCAGGTTTAGTAGCAAGTGGAAAATTATTTGATTCATTACTTGGAATAGGTTATAAATGGGGAGTTCTGATAGGTGGTGGAACAATAATTGTCTATACATTTTTAGGTGGATATTTAGCAACTTGTTGGACAGATTTCTTCCAAGGATGTTTGATGTTTTTTGCAATAATAGTTGTACCAGTGGCTGCATATTTTAATGGTGGAGGAATAGATGGAATCAGTACTGCAATGGAAGCTAAGGATATTTCTTTAAATATTTTTAAGTATTCTAAAGTTTTAAGTCTGCCAGTTATTATATCAGGTTTAGGTTGGGGGCTTGGATATTTTGGACAACCTCATATAATTGTAAGATTTATGAGTATTGATAGTGCTGATGAATTATGGAAATCAAGACTTATAGCTATGATTTGGGTATTCATCTCTCTTTTAGGAGCAATAGCAGTTGGTATTACAGGAATAGGAGTTTTTACAGATGTTTCTCAAATGGGTGGAGATGCTGAAAAGGTATTTATCTTCTTAATACATAAGTTATTTAATCCTTGGATGGCAGGAATATTGTTTGCAGCGATTTTATCTGCAATAATGTCAACAATATCTTCTCAACTTTTAGTATCATCAAATACTTTAACAGAAGATTTCTATAAGTATATAGTTAAAAGAGAAAAGTCTCATAAAGAAATGATTTGGGTAGGAAGAATTTGTGTTATTGTTATTTTTGCTATAGCAAGTGTACTTGCTATGAATCCAAGTTCTAAGGTATTAGAATTAGTTTCTTATGCTTGGGCAGGTTTTGGAGGAGTGTTCTCACCAGTAATTCTATTTACATTATATAAGAAGAATTTACATTGGAAAACTGTTTTAGTTTCTATGATAATAGCAACAATAACTGTTATAGCTTGGAAAACAATTGGTTTAGGAAATGTAATTTATGAAATGGTACCATCATTTGCAATTAACTGTATTTCTATTTACTTATTAGAAAAATTTAGAGTGTTTGAAGATAAGAAAGTGAAAGTATTAGTGAAATAA
- a CDS encoding GyrI-like domain-containing protein translates to MKYEWRKEEKKFYGAKEKAEILEIPKQQFIMIDGIGNPNETDFSNKVSALYSLAYSIKMLYKNMMKEEKDTEIKDFTVYPLEGIWKKLEEEKLDKSKLKYTIMIKQPNFITQKNFSDALEVIKKKKPSILYDEIYFNSIEEGKSIQVLHIGSYDDEPISFGKMEELINGLNLVRASDYHREIYLNNKNRTSIDKLKTILRYSVK, encoded by the coding sequence ATGAAATATGAATGGAGAAAAGAAGAAAAGAAATTTTATGGTGCAAAAGAAAAAGCAGAAATCTTAGAAATCCCAAAGCAACAATTTATTATGATAGATGGGATTGGCAATCCAAATGAAACAGATTTTTCTAATAAAGTATCAGCATTGTATTCACTTGCATACTCAATAAAAATGCTATATAAAAATATGATGAAAGAAGAAAAAGATACTGAAATAAAAGATTTTACAGTGTATCCATTAGAAGGTATTTGGAAAAAGTTAGAAGAAGAAAAATTAGATAAGAGTAAGTTAAAATACACAATAATGATTAAACAACCAAATTTTATTACCCAAAAGAATTTTAGTGATGCACTAGAAGTTATAAAAAAGAAGAAACCAAGTATTCTGTATGATGAAATATATTTTAATAGCATAGAAGAAGGTAAATCAATCCAAGTTTTACATATAGGAAGTTATGATGATGAACCAATATCGTTTGGGAAAATGGAAGAGTTAATAAATGGATTAAATTTAGTTAGAGCTAGTGATTATCATAGAGAAATATATTTAAATAATAAAAATAGAACTTCAATAGATAAATTAAAGACAATTTTAAGATATTCTGTGAAATAA
- a CDS encoding GNAT family N-acetyltransferase produces the protein MEKIILIKPNLSYADEIIKYKEESLKENPLINGSAGLNRFSSIEDWLEELKKRSSEATVPEGLVPSSTYLGVREKDNYIVGMIDIRHYLNEYLTQVGGNIGYSVRKTERNKGYAKQMLKLALEKCKELKIKKVLITCDEDNIVSEKVILSANAKFEDIRCIDGENKKRFWIEL, from the coding sequence ATGGAAAAAATTATTTTAATAAAACCCAACTTATCTTATGCTGATGAAATTATTAAATACAAGGAAGAATCCTTAAAAGAAAATCCTCTTATAAATGGTTCAGCTGGTTTAAATAGATTTTCTTCCATTGAAGATTGGCTTGAAGAATTAAAAAAGAGAAGTAGTGAGGCTACTGTACCAGAAGGACTTGTTCCTTCATCAACATATTTAGGAGTAAGAGAAAAAGATAATTATATTGTTGGAATGATTGATATTAGACATTATTTAAACGAATATTTAACTCAGGTTGGTGGAAATATTGGATATAGTGTTAGAAAGACTGAAAGAAATAAAGGTTATGCCAAACAAATGTTAAAACTTGCCTTAGAAAAATGTAAGGAATTAAAAATAAAAAAAGTACTTATAACTTGTGATGAAGATAATATTGTCAGTGAAAAAGTTATTTTATCAGCCAATGCCAAATTTGAAGATATTAGATGTATTGATGGTGAAAATAAAAAAAGATTTTGGATTGAATTATAA